One Candidatus Ornithobacterium hominis genomic region harbors:
- a CDS encoding ABC transporter ATP-binding protein, with amino-acid sequence MGKDKNRFNFSELKRLFYLGVENKRLFIAVILIAVFLSAVSSIRPLLTGKAIDQFILPKEPALLLQLCVWLGLILLAEIILQYIFILFSNIVAQDVIEKLRVNLFNKIINYRLAFFDKTPNGRLVTRSVSDIETISQVFTDGILVVLGDLLRIFFIMGTMFYTNWKLALVVIVILPLMVIITRIFQRSIKKTFTAERNQTSAFNSFVQERLSGMNIIQLFNREDSEYQKFTEINQDLRKAYLATIFYFSLLFPIVELVSAFALGLVVILGGFSAFYYSDVTPGEVIAFIIFIPMLVRPIRQMAERFNNLQRGLVSSERVFKMIDLDDSIPDLGKIEKNNIRGSIEFKNVVFEYVENQEVLKNISFLANPGDTIAIVGATGAGKSTIINLLSRFYDIKSGNILIDDIDIRDYRLENLRSHIAVVLQDVFLFNESILENITLGNPEITREQVVQAAKEIEIHDFIESLPGGYDFVVSERGSTLSVGQRQLISFLRAYVYNPKILVLDEATSSIDTNSENLIQQATKRITKERTSIVIAHRLATIKEATQILVMRAGKIVERGKHKELLEKKGYYAELYEAQFQNTNS; translated from the coding sequence ATGGGAAAGGATAAAAATAGATTTAATTTTTCTGAACTTAAGCGACTATTTTATTTAGGTGTAGAAAATAAGAGATTATTTATTGCTGTTATATTGATCGCAGTTTTTTTATCGGCAGTATCTTCCATCCGTCCATTACTCACGGGGAAAGCTATAGACCAATTTATTCTCCCCAAAGAACCCGCTTTGCTTTTGCAACTTTGCGTATGGCTGGGCTTGATTCTTTTGGCAGAAATCATATTACAGTATATTTTTATTTTATTCTCCAATATTGTAGCACAAGATGTGATTGAAAAATTACGTGTCAATTTATTTAATAAAATCATTAACTACCGATTGGCTTTTTTTGATAAAACGCCTAACGGAAGGTTGGTAACTCGTTCAGTATCAGACATAGAGACGATAAGTCAGGTTTTTACCGATGGGATTTTGGTCGTGTTGGGCGATTTATTACGGATTTTTTTCATCATGGGTACGATGTTCTATACCAACTGGAAACTGGCGTTGGTGGTGATTGTTATTTTACCGCTTATGGTTATAATTACTCGAATTTTTCAACGTTCTATCAAAAAAACATTCACAGCTGAAAGAAATCAAACATCGGCTTTTAACAGCTTTGTGCAAGAAAGGCTTTCAGGAATGAATATTATTCAACTTTTTAACCGAGAAGATTCAGAGTATCAAAAGTTTACTGAAATTAATCAAGATTTGAGAAAAGCCTATTTAGCTACGATTTTTTATTTCTCATTGCTATTCCCGATTGTAGAATTGGTATCTGCATTTGCTTTAGGCTTGGTAGTCATTCTAGGTGGGTTTAGTGCTTTTTATTACAGCGATGTAACTCCAGGAGAAGTAATAGCTTTTATCATTTTTATTCCAATGTTGGTACGCCCGATTCGCCAGATGGCAGAACGATTTAATAATTTACAGCGTGGTTTGGTGAGTTCAGAAAGAGTGTTTAAAATGATAGATTTAGATGATAGTATTCCTGATTTGGGGAAAATCGAAAAAAATAACATTCGTGGTTCTATTGAGTTTAAAAATGTTGTTTTTGAATACGTTGAAAATCAAGAAGTTCTGAAAAACATTAGTTTCTTAGCTAATCCAGGAGATACGATAGCCATTGTGGGTGCCACAGGAGCAGGAAAATCTACGATTATTAATTTACTGAGTCGATTTTATGATATTAAAAGCGGGAATATTTTAATAGATGATATTGATATTCGGGATTATAGATTAGAAAATCTCCGCTCTCACATTGCCGTAGTTTTGCAAGATGTTTTTCTATTCAACGAATCCATTTTAGAAAATATTACACTGGGGAACCCTGAAATCACTCGAGAACAAGTCGTTCAAGCAGCTAAAGAAATTGAGATTCATGACTTTATAGAAAGTTTGCCTGGTGGGTACGATTTTGTAGTTTCTGAGCGAGGCAGCACATTATCGGTAGGGCAACGGCAACTGATTTCATTTTTGAGAGCTTATGTCTATAATCCCAAAATCTTAGTATTAGACGAGGCTACAAGCAGTATAGATACCAATTCTGAAAATTTAATTCAACAAGCGACCAAAAGAATTACCAAAGAACGCACAAGCATCGTCATAGCACATCGTTTAGCGACCATCAAAGAAGCGACTCAAATTTTAGTCATGCGTGCTGGGAAAATCGTTGAAAGAGGAAAACACAAAGAATTGCTAGAAAAAAAAGGCTACTATGCTGAATTGTACGAAGCTCAATTCCAAAATACAAATTCGTAA
- a CDS encoding metallophosphoesterase family protein codes for MTKVLLLSDTHSHIDQRILNYAQKADVIFHAGDIGEVKILKALENFAPLYAVYGNIDGQEIRSYCPKEIVVEIEKVKILMHHIGKYPPHYPPKIQEKIKEIKPKLYFCGHSHILKVIPDAKNHLIHMNPGACGKYGFHHIRTMLRFTIHQGKISNLEVIELGLRSSMKN; via the coding sequence TTGACAAAGGTATTACTACTTTCTGACACACATAGCCATATTGACCAAAGAATTTTAAACTATGCACAAAAAGCAGACGTAATTTTTCATGCTGGCGACATCGGAGAAGTGAAAATTTTAAAAGCCTTAGAAAATTTTGCTCCCCTTTATGCCGTCTATGGAAATATTGATGGACAAGAAATCCGCAGTTACTGCCCAAAGGAAATCGTTGTAGAAATCGAGAAAGTCAAAATATTGATGCACCACATTGGCAAATACCCGCCTCATTATCCGCCAAAAATCCAAGAAAAAATAAAGGAAATTAAGCCCAAACTTTATTTTTGTGGGCATTCTCACATTCTCAAAGTCATTCCCGATGCCAAAAACCACTTAATCCACATGAACCCTGGTGCTTGCGGCAAGTATGGTTTTCACCACATTCGCACCATGCTTCGCTTTACGATTCACCAAGGAAAAATTTCAAATTTAGAAGTCATTGAATTGGGCTTACGCTCTAGTATGAAAAACTGA
- the truA gene encoding tRNA pseudouridine(38-40) synthase TruA, with amino-acid sequence MRYFIEFSYDGSQYHGYQIQPNCITVQEVLEERLSKLLSQEIKTVGAGRTDAGVHAKQMFAHFDYERIINRFELIKRLNGFLPQDIAVHQIYVMKEGAHARFDAIKRIYEYQINLAKNPFEYNAGWNIFFKPLEINKMNEAAQSLYGKKDFSSFAKLHTDVKTHICTVERAEWESRGDHLYFTIVADRFLRNMVRAVVGTLVAVGAGEISVEEFKEIINKKDRNEAGASAPAQGLYLAKVEYPKAIYNGKG; translated from the coding sequence GTGCGTTATTTTATTGAATTCTCTTATGATGGTTCCCAGTATCACGGTTATCAAATCCAGCCCAATTGCATCACAGTGCAAGAGGTGCTAGAGGAGCGATTAAGTAAACTACTGTCGCAAGAAATAAAGACCGTGGGTGCTGGCAGAACAGACGCAGGGGTGCATGCCAAGCAAATGTTTGCACATTTTGATTACGAGAGGATTATAAATCGCTTTGAATTAATCAAACGTTTGAACGGTTTCTTACCTCAAGACATTGCTGTTCATCAGATTTATGTAATGAAAGAGGGGGCTCATGCCCGTTTTGATGCAATCAAAAGAATTTATGAATATCAAATTAATTTGGCCAAAAACCCTTTTGAATACAACGCTGGGTGGAATATTTTTTTTAAGCCTTTAGAAATAAATAAAATGAATGAAGCTGCGCAATCATTGTACGGGAAGAAAGATTTTTCAAGCTTTGCAAAGCTTCACACAGATGTGAAAACACATATTTGCACGGTAGAAAGAGCGGAGTGGGAGAGTCGTGGCGACCACCTGTACTTCACGATTGTGGCAGATCGTTTCCTGAGAAATATGGTGAGAGCCGTGGTAGGAACTTTGGTGGCGGTAGGTGCAGGTGAAATTTCAGTGGAGGAATTTAAAGAAATTATAAATAAAAAAGATAGAAATGAAGCGGGAGCAAGTGCGCCAGCGCAAGGTTTGTACTTAGCAAAAGTGGAATACCCTAAAGCTATATATAATGGGAAAGGATAA
- a CDS encoding NAD-dependent epimerase/dehydratase family protein translates to MPKILITGALGQIGSELTFALVERYGENNVIATDIRQPLNDEYKHFEQLDVLDAESFKKILKKHSIDTVYHLAAMLSGVAEKFPVRAWDLNTKTLLTVLNFAKDGLIKNIFWPSSIAVYGRGAEKEGPPQSAIKNPESMYGIAKLAGERFCEYYYKKFDINVRSIRYPGLISWKTQPGGGTTDYAVDIFYQALENQKYDCFLNENTALPMLYMDDAIRGTIELMETPSEKLSVHSSYNFSGLSFTPKELAEEIKKRIPAFEIEYLPDFRQSIADSWPNWIDDSVAQKDWGWKPEFDLPKMTDIMLQQLKLKLGKT, encoded by the coding sequence ATGCCAAAAATTCTAATTACAGGTGCTTTGGGGCAAATTGGCTCTGAGTTAACTTTTGCTTTGGTAGAGAGATACGGAGAAAACAATGTAATTGCTACCGACATCAGGCAACCACTGAACGATGAATATAAGCACTTTGAGCAACTGGATGTGCTAGATGCAGAAAGTTTTAAGAAAATTCTAAAAAAACATTCAATCGACACGGTCTATCACTTAGCGGCAATGCTCTCTGGAGTTGCTGAGAAATTCCCTGTACGCGCCTGGGATTTGAATACCAAAACACTACTCACTGTTTTAAATTTTGCTAAAGACGGACTGATTAAAAATATTTTTTGGCCCAGTAGTATAGCTGTTTACGGCCGTGGAGCAGAAAAAGAAGGACCCCCCCAAAGTGCCATCAAAAACCCTGAAAGCATGTATGGCATTGCTAAACTTGCAGGCGAGCGTTTCTGCGAATATTATTACAAAAAATTTGATATTAATGTAAGAAGTATCCGCTACCCAGGCTTAATTAGCTGGAAGACGCAACCTGGCGGCGGAACGACAGACTACGCTGTAGATATATTCTATCAAGCCTTAGAAAATCAAAAATATGATTGTTTCCTTAATGAGAACACCGCACTACCCATGCTCTACATGGATGATGCTATTCGCGGAACAATTGAGCTGATGGAAACCCCTAGCGAAAAACTAAGTGTTCATTCATCTTACAATTTTAGTGGCTTATCCTTCACGCCCAAAGAATTGGCAGAAGAAATCAAAAAAAGAATCCCAGCATTTGAAATTGAATATCTCCCTGATTTTAGGCAAAGTATCGCTGACTCTTGGCCCAACTGGATTGATGATAGCGTAGCACAGAAAGATTGGGGCTGGAAACCTGAATTTGATTTGCCTAAAATGACCGACATCATGCTGCAACAGCTCAAATTAAAATTGGGAAAAACCTAA